The Flavobacteriales bacterium genome includes a window with the following:
- a CDS encoding shikimate kinase, producing the protein MRIFLMGYMGSGKSTIGKQLARKLKMDFVDMDDYIEEKEGESIPELFKSKGEQYFREKENQSLKELCELEKTVISLGGGAPCTDQNLELIKTSGRSVYLKMSIPALINRLSNGKESRPLIKGKTDDDLKSYIAINLGIREEYYNQADVIISGENFDIEDLSLKLSYIEPALL; encoded by the coding sequence ATGAGAATATTTTTAATGGGGTACATGGGAAGTGGTAAGTCGACGATTGGTAAGCAGTTAGCTAGGAAGTTGAAGATGGATTTCGTAGACATGGACGATTATATTGAAGAAAAAGAAGGGGAATCAATTCCAGAATTATTCAAGTCGAAAGGGGAACAATATTTTCGAGAAAAGGAAAATCAATCCTTAAAAGAGTTATGCGAATTAGAGAAAACAGTTATTTCATTAGGCGGAGGAGCGCCTTGTACAGATCAGAATCTCGAATTAATTAAAACGTCTGGAAGAAGTGTTTATTTGAAAATGTCTATTCCTGCTCTTATAAATAGATTGTCAAATGGGAAAGAAAGCCGTCCTTTAATAAAGGGAAAAACGGATGATGACTTGAAGTCTTACATTGCTATTAACTTGGGCATTCGAGAAGAATATTACAACCAAGCAGATGTAATTATATCCGGTGAGAACTTCGATATAGAAGACTTATCGTTAAAATTGAGTTATATCGAACCAGCTTTACTTTAA